In a single window of the Nymphalis io chromosome 20, ilAglIoxx1.1, whole genome shotgun sequence genome:
- the LOC126776350 gene encoding uncharacterized protein LOC126776350 — protein MRIKLLLLLLLLFISNDFVFGKNGNKSKSIKAVNNKHETNKKENKSRLRRSLDDDIESLFVLGKDFPQFDHNLQERGRTVKLRPIVEKEPPFWGTRGRRDSSSDETVSNLQLPMYNHHKGKIKNLQKLLLAFDGKHRRDEAESPFWGNRGRRNSDESDENDIDLFWANRGRRQDEEPFWGTRGRREEDSPFWGNRGRREDDEPFWGNRGRRQEPEPFWGTRGRRETLEPFWGSRGKKKMKNQYIDKEAIEPFWGNRAKLKEKLKNSIIEELENVQDNISNLSKLKRNDVPYPFWVNRGRDSKLKYLFNGAKRDRLGNMPSITIKTTSNEGRYKLHEPNTVHNDRIYAEEPRYILVERNSRSSLEEDPFYISRGKKYSAIELVKDTRNRRGALEELVKSVRNDPYYIARGKKDSDPLKIGNSSSLRDQLLKTKDLVCSTVDLTSMKHEGNIVKREASDNERDRRTILKKLALQLQMDPYFVSRGKKSESYSSSDLEQFINKIKALCN, from the coding sequence ATGcgaattaaattacttttactattattactacTGTTCATATCAAACGATTTCGTATTCGGTAAAAATGGAAACAAAAGTAAATCGATTAAAGCTGTTAACAATAAACATGAAACcaataagaaagaaaataaaagccGCCTTAGAAGATCGTTAGACGATGACATAGAAAGCTTATTCGTACTTGGTAAAGATTTCCCGCAATTTGATCATAATTTGCAAGAACGAGGAAGAACAGTAAAGTTACGACCGATTGTCGAGAAAGAACCACCATTTTGGGGTACGAGAGGCAGAAGAGATAGTTCCTCAGACGAAACGGTCTCCAATCTGCAACTACCAATGTACAACCACCATaaaggaaaaattaaaaatttgcaaaaactACTTTTGGCCTTCGATGGCAAACATAGAAGAGATGAGGCGGAATCACCATTTTGGGGTAATCGTGGTAGACGCAATTCTGATGAATCTGATGAAAATGACATAGATCTTTTTTGGGCTAATAGAGGCAGAAGGCAAGACGAAGAACCTTTTTGGGGCACAAGGGGACGAAGAGAGGAAGATTCCCCTTTCTGGGGTAATCGAGGAAGACGTGAGGATGATGAACCTTTCTGGGGTAATCGAGGTAGAAGACAAGAACCTGAACCATTTTGGGGTACAAGAGGAAGAAGGGAAACTCTCGAGCCTTTTTGGGGTAGCCGTGGTAAGAAAAAAATGAAGAACCAATACATTGATAAAGAAGCGATTGAGCCGTTTTGGGGTAACCGAGCAAAATTgaaggaaaaattaaaaaattctatCATTGAAGAATTAGAAAATGTCCAAGACAATATCAGCAATTTATCAAAATTGAAACGAAACGATGTACCATACCCATTCTGGGTGAACAGAGGAAGAGATAGtaagcttaaatatttatttaacggaGCTAAACGAGATCGCTTGGGTAATATGCCAAGTATCACAATTAAAACGACCAGCAATGAGGGACGGTATAAGCTACACGAACCGAACACAGTACACAATGACAGAATTTACGCTGAGGAACCTCGTTATATTTTAGTAGAACGAAATAGTCGTTCTTCACTGGAAGAGGATCCGTTTTATATATCCAGAGGCAAAAAATATAGTGCCATTGAATTGGTTAAAGATACTCGAAACAGACGTGGAGCGCTAGAAGAACTAGTAAAATCCGTTCGAAATGATCCTTACTATATAGCAAGAGGTAAAAAAGATTCAGACCCTTTGAAAATCGGAAATTCATCTTCGTTACGAGATCAATTACTAAAGACCAAGGATCTCGTTTGTTCTACTGTTGATCTTACATCAATGAAACATGAAGGGAATATAGTAAAAAGAGAGGCAAGTGACAATGAGAGAGATAGAAGAACTATCTTGAAAAAATTAGCCCTACAATTGCAAATGGATCCATATTTTGTTAGCAGAGGGAAAAAAAGCGAATCTTATAGCAGTTCGGATTTAgagcaatttataaataaaataaaagctttatgtAATTAG